One genomic segment of Mobula hypostoma chromosome 2, sMobHyp1.1, whole genome shotgun sequence includes these proteins:
- the id2a gene encoding DNA-binding protein inhibitor ID-2a isoform X2: MKAVSPIRSARKQSSGDIVRGLSEQSLAISRSKTPVEEPLGLLYNMNDCYSKLKELVPSIPQNKKVSKMEILQHVIDYILDLQIALDTHPSIVLHQSQNSPSRMPLSTLNTDVAILSLQASEFPKQLLSDDSKAFCR; this comes from the exons ATGAAAGCTGTCAGCCCGATCCGATCGGCCAGGAAACAAAGCAGCGGCGACATTGTGCGGGGCCTGTCAGAGCAGAGCCTTGCTATTTCCAGAAGCAAAACGCCGGTGGAAGAGCCGCTTGGCCTCCTCTACAATATGAACGACTGCTACTCCAAACTGAAAGAGCTCGTCCCCAGCATCCCGCAAAACAAGAAAGTCAGCAAAATGGAAATCCTCCAGCATGTCATCGATTACATTCTGGATCTGCAGATCGCTTTGGACACGCACCCTTCCATCGTTCTCCACCAAAGCCAGAACTCACCCTCCAGAATGCCCCTGTCAACACTCAACACAGACGTTGCCATCCTATCCTTACAG GCATCTGAATTCCCCAAACAGTTGTTGTCGGACGACAGTAAGGCTTTCTGTCGTTGA
- the id2a gene encoding DNA-binding protein inhibitor ID-2a isoform X1, whose translation MKAVSPIRSARKQSSGDIVRGLSEQSLAISRSKTPVEEPLGLLYNMNDCYSKLKELVPSIPQNKKVSKMEILQHVIDYILDLQIALDTHPSIVLHQSQNSPSRMPLSTLNTDVAILSLQQASEFPKQLLSDDSKAFCR comes from the exons ATGAAAGCTGTCAGCCCGATCCGATCGGCCAGGAAACAAAGCAGCGGCGACATTGTGCGGGGCCTGTCAGAGCAGAGCCTTGCTATTTCCAGAAGCAAAACGCCGGTGGAAGAGCCGCTTGGCCTCCTCTACAATATGAACGACTGCTACTCCAAACTGAAAGAGCTCGTCCCCAGCATCCCGCAAAACAAGAAAGTCAGCAAAATGGAAATCCTCCAGCATGTCATCGATTACATTCTGGATCTGCAGATCGCTTTGGACACGCACCCTTCCATCGTTCTCCACCAAAGCCAGAACTCACCCTCCAGAATGCCCCTGTCAACACTCAACACAGACGTTGCCATCCTATCCTTACAG cAGGCATCTGAATTCCCCAAACAGTTGTTGTCGGACGACAGTAAGGCTTTCTGTCGTTGA